The Nocardioides panzhihuensis genome has a segment encoding these proteins:
- a CDS encoding zinc-dependent alcohol dehydrogenase codes for MLALEMYRSVAKTALGKVAGGRMPLLLTGAAAPLRMVTLEAPRIEHDGWARLRVSLSGICGSDLGMLSGRTSLYFQPLVSLPFVPGHEIVGELIDPCGDLEAGTRVVIDPVLTCAARGLEACEACARGETNRCSRITVGDISSGLQTGFCHDTGGGWSQQLSVHRSQLHVVPEGYSDEQALLAEPVACAVHTARRAAVRPGDRVLVSGAGAVGLLATLALRELTDAGEIVVVAKHAHQRELALQFGATEVVAPSETLRRIRRATSAFMIEPEMMAAPYLLGGVDVTVDAVGSKESLQTCLHATRAGGRVVLSGMPASADLSAAWFRELEVVGTYASSRGSGDFATALDLVGHDAMCRLAKTVAPYPLHRWREALDHAHSAGRLGTVKVAFDPRQTN; via the coding sequence ATGCTCGCGCTCGAGATGTACCGCAGCGTTGCCAAGACGGCGCTGGGGAAGGTCGCCGGCGGACGGATGCCGCTGTTGCTGACCGGCGCCGCGGCGCCGCTGCGGATGGTGACGCTCGAAGCACCGAGGATCGAGCACGACGGGTGGGCCCGACTGCGGGTCTCGCTCTCGGGCATCTGCGGGTCCGACCTGGGGATGCTGTCGGGGCGGACGAGCCTCTACTTCCAGCCGCTGGTGAGCCTGCCGTTCGTACCCGGCCACGAGATCGTGGGCGAGCTGATCGACCCCTGTGGCGACCTGGAGGCGGGGACGCGGGTCGTGATCGACCCGGTCCTGACCTGCGCTGCGCGCGGGCTGGAGGCGTGCGAGGCGTGTGCACGAGGCGAGACCAACCGGTGCTCCCGGATCACCGTCGGTGACATCTCCTCCGGACTGCAGACCGGGTTCTGCCACGACACCGGTGGCGGCTGGTCGCAGCAGCTCTCGGTGCACCGCTCCCAGCTCCACGTCGTGCCGGAGGGCTACTCCGACGAGCAGGCGCTGCTCGCCGAGCCGGTCGCCTGCGCGGTCCACACAGCACGACGAGCCGCGGTCAGACCAGGCGATCGGGTGCTCGTCTCGGGCGCCGGTGCGGTCGGGCTGCTGGCCACGCTCGCGCTGCGCGAGCTCACCGACGCCGGCGAGATCGTGGTCGTCGCCAAGCACGCCCACCAGCGGGAGCTGGCGCTGCAGTTCGGCGCCACCGAGGTGGTCGCGCCATCGGAGACGCTGCGCAGGATCAGGCGCGCGACCAGCGCTTTCATGATCGAGCCGGAGATGATGGCGGCGCCCTACCTGCTCGGCGGTGTCGACGTGACCGTCGACGCGGTCGGCTCGAAGGAGTCGCTGCAGACCTGCCTGCACGCCACCCGCGCCGGTGGCCGCGTGGTGCTCTCCGGGATGCCCGCCTCGGCCGACCTGTCCGCAGCCTGGTTCCGGGAGCTCGAGGTGGTCGGGACCTACGCTTCCTCCCGTGGGTCCGGCGACTTCGCGACCGCGCTCGACCTGGTCGGTCACGACGCCATGTGCCGCCTGGCCAAGACCGTCGCGCCCTACCCGCTCCACCGCTGGCGTGAGGCTCTCGACCATGCCCACTCAGCCGGTCGGCTCGGCACCGTCAAGGTGGCGTTCGACCCCCGCCAGACCAATTGA
- a CDS encoding GNAT family N-acetyltransferase, with amino-acid sequence MALTTPVLTIRDLAPSADIDLLCSWLQDDRARFWGMVEKPREEIEEIYTWLQEQPHLAAYIVEIDGDPVAMFQTWDPEVDELGTFYDRRPGDLGIHLFLADSPARKGQTKTVIDFFFETVIAKTGARRVVVEPDASNEASIVRLNDYGFKLGPVVQLPHKVAQYAFLDLS; translated from the coding sequence ATGGCTCTGACAACCCCAGTCCTGACCATCCGCGACCTGGCGCCTTCGGCCGACATCGACCTGCTGTGCAGCTGGCTGCAGGATGATCGGGCCCGATTCTGGGGCATGGTCGAGAAGCCGCGCGAGGAGATCGAGGAGATCTACACCTGGCTGCAGGAGCAGCCGCACCTCGCCGCGTACATCGTCGAGATCGACGGCGATCCGGTCGCCATGTTCCAGACCTGGGACCCCGAGGTCGACGAGCTCGGCACCTTCTACGACCGCCGCCCCGGCGACCTCGGTATTCATCTGTTCCTGGCCGACTCCCCGGCCCGGAAGGGCCAGACGAAGACCGTCATCGACTTCTTCTTCGAGACCGTCATCGCCAAGACCGGTGCCCGCCGGGTCGTCGTCGAGCCGGATGCCTCGAACGAAGCATCGATCGTCCGGCTCAACGACTACGGTTTCAAACTCGGCCCGGTGGTCCAGCTCCCGCACAAGGTCGCCCAGTACGCCTTCCTCGACCTTTCCTGA
- a CDS encoding GNAT family N-acetyltransferase → MRITIEPLEIETHLATVHSWVTHPRSAYWMMLDASLEDVAGEYARIDRHPHHDAWLGRVDGVPAFLVETYDPARSELGGIAGLPDLVPGDLGMHVLVAPASGEPTSGFTTRVFRAVMRHCFADPGVRRVVVEPDVRNEAIRRKNTEAGFVELRQIKIGEKTAMFSVCTREMNAAAHLRPENLGVAHRHLVAKAIAEFSHERLIAPVATDEGWELSGPSSTYSFSARRFLLDHWVVDPASIVRRTGDVEAEVDAQAFVAEFAPELGIPERLLPTYLEELAATIASSCWKLEHQTLTAADLVDADHQSVEGAMSEGHPAFVANNGRIGFDIDDHARWAPETSNDLSLLWVAVSRDQSHLALGRGQDEQELYEAELGEATLARFAARLRGLGLDPDGFRYLPVHPWQWRHKLAVTFAADVAARRLVLVGDGEDVHRPQQSIRTYFNTSRPERHYVKTALSIQNMGFMRGLSPAYMAATPGINDWVADLVEGDAELKERGFGVLRELASIGWTGDVFHALPSPSPHRKMIAALWRESPVPRLAEGERCATMAALLHRDAAGGSYAAELVRASGVPAREWVRSYLDAYLRPLVHCLLAYDLAFMPHGENLVMVLRDHVPVRMFMKDIGEEVAVMGDLPLPEEVSRIRGEFPDDVKALAVHTDIFDGVLRYVAAILDDEGVLPETEFWAEARACIVDHATDHPELADAVERYDFLRPRFRHSCLNRLQLRNTLQMVDITDQAESLMFAGTLANPVA, encoded by the coding sequence ATGAGGATCACGATCGAACCGCTCGAGATCGAGACCCACCTCGCGACCGTCCACTCGTGGGTGACGCACCCGCGCTCGGCGTACTGGATGATGCTGGACGCGTCGCTGGAGGACGTCGCCGGCGAGTACGCACGCATCGACCGGCACCCGCACCACGACGCCTGGCTCGGCCGGGTCGACGGCGTACCCGCGTTCCTGGTCGAGACCTACGACCCCGCCCGCAGCGAGCTCGGTGGCATCGCCGGGCTGCCCGATCTGGTCCCCGGCGACCTGGGCATGCACGTCCTCGTCGCACCGGCCTCCGGCGAGCCGACCTCAGGATTCACGACCCGGGTATTCCGAGCGGTCATGCGGCACTGCTTCGCCGATCCGGGGGTCCGCCGCGTGGTGGTCGAGCCGGACGTACGCAACGAGGCGATCCGCCGCAAGAACACCGAGGCCGGCTTCGTCGAGCTGCGCCAGATCAAGATCGGTGAGAAGACCGCGATGTTCTCGGTCTGCACCCGGGAGATGAACGCCGCCGCCCACCTGCGCCCGGAGAACCTGGGGGTCGCCCACAGGCATCTGGTCGCGAAGGCGATCGCGGAGTTCAGCCACGAGCGGCTGATCGCCCCGGTCGCCACCGATGAGGGCTGGGAGCTGAGCGGCCCGTCCTCGACGTACTCCTTCTCTGCGCGGCGCTTCCTGCTCGACCACTGGGTGGTGGACCCCGCCTCGATCGTGCGGCGGACGGGTGATGTCGAGGCCGAGGTCGACGCCCAGGCGTTCGTCGCCGAGTTCGCCCCGGAGCTGGGCATCCCCGAGAGGCTGCTGCCCACCTACCTGGAGGAGCTGGCGGCCACCATCGCCTCGTCCTGCTGGAAGCTCGAGCACCAGACGCTGACCGCCGCCGACCTGGTCGACGCCGACCACCAGAGCGTCGAGGGCGCGATGAGCGAGGGCCACCCCGCCTTCGTCGCCAACAACGGCCGGATCGGCTTCGACATCGACGACCACGCCCGCTGGGCGCCGGAGACGAGCAACGACCTGAGCCTGCTGTGGGTGGCCGTGTCGCGTGACCAGTCCCACCTGGCCCTCGGCCGTGGGCAGGACGAGCAGGAGCTCTACGAGGCCGAGCTCGGCGAGGCGACGCTGGCCCGGTTCGCGGCGAGGCTGCGGGGGCTCGGCCTCGACCCGGACGGGTTCCGCTATCTGCCCGTCCACCCGTGGCAGTGGCGACACAAGCTGGCGGTCACCTTCGCGGCCGACGTCGCCGCCCGCCGGCTGGTGCTGGTCGGCGACGGTGAGGACGTCCACCGCCCGCAGCAGTCGATCCGGACGTACTTCAACACCAGCCGGCCGGAGCGGCACTACGTCAAGACTGCGCTGTCGATCCAGAACATGGGGTTCATGCGGGGCCTCTCACCGGCGTACATGGCCGCGACCCCGGGCATCAACGACTGGGTCGCCGACCTGGTCGAGGGCGACGCGGAGCTGAAGGAGCGTGGCTTCGGGGTGCTGCGTGAGCTCGCCTCGATCGGCTGGACCGGCGACGTCTTCCACGCCCTGCCGAGCCCGTCGCCCCACCGGAAGATGATCGCCGCGCTGTGGCGGGAGTCGCCCGTGCCGCGGCTGGCCGAGGGCGAGCGGTGCGCGACGATGGCGGCGCTGCTCCATCGCGACGCCGCCGGCGGGTCGTACGCGGCCGAGCTGGTCCGTGCGTCCGGGGTGCCCGCCCGGGAGTGGGTGCGCAGCTACCTCGACGCCTACCTGCGCCCGCTGGTCCACTGCCTGCTGGCGTACGACCTCGCCTTCATGCCGCACGGCGAGAACCTGGTGATGGTGCTGCGCGATCACGTGCCGGTGCGGATGTTCATGAAGGACATCGGCGAGGAGGTGGCGGTGATGGGCGACCTGCCGCTGCCCGAGGAGGTCTCCCGGATCCGCGGGGAGTTCCCCGACGACGTCAAGGCGCTGGCCGTCCACACCGACATCTTCGACGGAGTGCTGCGCTACGTCGCCGCCATCCTCGATGATGAGGGCGTGCTGCCGGAGACCGAGTTCTGGGCCGAGGCGCGAGCCTGCATCGTCGACCATGCCACCGACCATCCGGAGCTGGCCGACGCGGTCGAGCGCTACGACTTCCTCCGCCCGCGGTTCCGTCACTCCTGCCTCAACCGGCTCCAGCTGCGCAACACGCTGCAGATGGTCGACATCACCGACCAGGCCGAGTCGCTCATGTTCGCGGGCACGCTGGCCAACCCGGTCGCATGA
- a CDS encoding HNH endonuclease produces MNETVDQLLTGPPLGASEGELVDWIARLEEIKCVAEAVQAEAAVRLEEATRARQAEAGVPARKLGEGVASQIALARRVSPAKGATLLGLAKILLAEMPHTFGLMKAGLFSQWQATILARETACLSMEDRRVIDYELCAFSQDREVPKVVTMGLRQLENAAKKLAITLDQESVVNRAANAEKDRRVSVRPAPDTMTWLGALLPVKDGVAVYAALDQAAKAAQAAGDERTRGQVMADTLVNRVTGRTGTEVKPRIEVKIVMTADALANDTDQPAMVEGYGPVPAVWAREALADAEVFVRRLFTDPAGQLVAMESRSRKAPDGLAEFIATRDGGICRTNGCDAPIRNVDHVERHADGGRTSAENLQGLCERCNQAKEALGWQARPGPDGSIITITPTGHTYTSPPPDTWRPDPPPLSRAEFMLRDVLLDVAA; encoded by the coding sequence ATGAACGAGACCGTCGACCAGCTCCTCACCGGGCCGCCCCTGGGTGCGTCCGAGGGTGAGCTAGTCGACTGGATCGCCCGGCTCGAAGAGATCAAGTGCGTCGCTGAGGCGGTGCAGGCAGAAGCAGCCGTACGCCTCGAGGAAGCCACCCGCGCCCGGCAGGCCGAGGCTGGAGTCCCTGCCCGCAAGCTCGGCGAAGGCGTCGCCTCCCAGATCGCGCTCGCGCGACGAGTCTCACCGGCCAAGGGCGCCACACTGCTCGGGCTGGCGAAGATCCTTCTCGCGGAGATGCCCCACACCTTCGGGTTGATGAAAGCAGGCCTGTTCTCGCAGTGGCAGGCCACGATCCTCGCCCGCGAAACCGCCTGCCTCTCGATGGAGGACCGCCGGGTCATCGACTACGAACTCTGTGCTTTCAGTCAAGACCGTGAAGTTCCGAAGGTCGTGACCATGGGGCTGCGGCAACTCGAGAACGCGGCCAAGAAGCTCGCGATCACCCTCGACCAAGAATCCGTCGTCAACCGTGCCGCAAACGCAGAGAAGGACCGTCGGGTCAGCGTGCGGCCGGCACCGGACACGATGACCTGGCTCGGTGCCCTGTTGCCGGTCAAGGACGGTGTTGCCGTCTACGCGGCGTTGGACCAGGCAGCCAAGGCCGCGCAGGCTGCTGGCGATGAACGAACGAGGGGTCAGGTCATGGCCGACACCCTCGTGAACCGAGTCACCGGCCGCACCGGCACCGAGGTGAAGCCTCGGATCGAGGTCAAGATCGTGATGACCGCCGACGCCCTCGCCAACGACACCGATCAGCCGGCCATGGTCGAGGGCTACGGTCCCGTTCCTGCCGTGTGGGCCCGTGAAGCGCTCGCTGACGCCGAGGTGTTCGTGCGGCGTCTGTTCACCGACCCGGCCGGGCAGCTGGTCGCGATGGAGTCCCGCTCCCGCAAAGCCCCCGACGGCCTGGCCGAGTTCATCGCCACCCGCGACGGCGGGATCTGCCGCACCAACGGCTGCGACGCCCCGATCCGCAACGTCGACCACGTCGAACGCCACGCTGACGGCGGCCGCACGAGTGCCGAAAATCTCCAAGGTCTCTGCGAGCGGTGCAATCAAGCGAAAGAAGCTCTCGGTTGGCAGGCCAGACCAGGACCAGACGGCAGCATCATCACCATCACACCCACTGGCCACACATACACGAGCCCACCACCCGACACCTGGCGACCAGACCCACCACCACTGTCCCGAGCAGAGTTCATGCTGCGCGACGTACTCCTCGACGTCGCGGCCTGA
- a CDS encoding HAD-IB family phosphatase: MTSDLLQGTSQDDARASIQERLAGQHVLLTGVTGFVGEALLHLLLTEVPDARLSVLVRPKGSISGTERIAKMLAKPIFESVADAEVNVVEGDLSDPPALPDDLDAVVHSAGDVSFDPPVDEGFVTNVVGVRELLRRIEETGRDIHYLHVSTAYVSGRRRGAIPEGPVEHSVDVEAELAWGVAQRAAVEDRSRSVEVISKLRKQAEREHGRAGMMTAAAAAEEARKRWVKKELVRLGAERARSLGWTDCYTFTKALGERVVEGYAATGRRATIYRPAIIESALARPYPGWIEGFKMAEPLILAYGRGELPLFPAAADTTADIVPVDHVVASIVACLAHPPEQGEPAYFHLASGDRNPLTFGMLYESVRSYFEKEPFAAGDRGAARLPEWTFQGGASVERLMATGEKVHKVADTLLGLAPRSDRTRGWARDLDRQGRRLQFLRRYLDLYKEYAQADLRFVDTNTLSLYRSLSPADQETFAFDTAVIDWHAYLHDIHVPSVTKPVRELDELRKLRKRPVAGALPKVSKASPEEGRVAAFFDLDGTLMSSNVIETYLWLRLGELSGTAKAAEIARVAGKVPKYVWTDRTERSSLLRTVYREYAGAGLSDLDEIVDEHLTTHILGRLAPDAVRRIRKHRAAGHVTVLVTGAIRPLTRPLRPLFDHIEAADLAVDDRGFCNGHLAASPLVGESRGAFVREWSRREGISPADSFAYADSHSDLPLLAAVGHPVAVRPDVPLFRHAKRSHWAIVDWESPGHASRTLDPAALNR; the protein is encoded by the coding sequence GTGACCTCGGACCTATTGCAGGGAACCAGCCAGGATGACGCTCGGGCCTCCATCCAGGAGCGGCTCGCGGGGCAGCATGTGCTGCTGACGGGAGTGACCGGGTTCGTCGGCGAAGCGCTGCTGCACCTGCTGCTGACCGAGGTGCCAGACGCACGTCTCAGCGTTCTCGTCCGGCCCAAGGGGTCGATCTCGGGAACCGAGCGGATCGCGAAGATGCTGGCCAAGCCGATCTTCGAGAGCGTCGCGGACGCGGAGGTGAACGTCGTCGAGGGCGATCTCTCCGATCCGCCCGCGCTCCCCGACGATCTGGATGCCGTGGTGCACTCGGCGGGCGATGTCTCCTTCGATCCGCCGGTCGACGAAGGGTTCGTCACCAACGTCGTCGGTGTCCGTGAGCTGCTCAGGCGGATCGAGGAGACCGGACGCGACATCCACTATCTGCACGTCTCCACCGCCTACGTCTCCGGCCGTCGCCGCGGGGCCATCCCGGAGGGCCCGGTCGAGCATTCCGTCGACGTCGAGGCTGAGCTCGCCTGGGGCGTGGCGCAGCGCGCCGCGGTCGAGGACCGCTCGCGCAGCGTCGAGGTGATCTCCAAGCTGCGCAAGCAGGCCGAGCGCGAGCACGGTCGCGCGGGCATGATGACGGCCGCCGCTGCCGCCGAGGAGGCGCGCAAGCGGTGGGTGAAGAAAGAGCTCGTACGCCTCGGCGCGGAGCGGGCTCGCTCGCTGGGCTGGACCGACTGCTACACCTTCACCAAGGCGCTGGGGGAGCGGGTGGTCGAGGGCTATGCCGCGACCGGGCGGCGCGCGACGATCTACCGTCCGGCGATCATCGAGTCGGCGCTCGCGCGTCCCTATCCGGGCTGGATCGAGGGCTTCAAGATGGCCGAGCCGCTGATCCTCGCCTATGGGCGCGGTGAGCTTCCGCTCTTCCCCGCCGCCGCGGACACGACGGCCGACATCGTGCCGGTCGACCATGTCGTCGCCTCGATCGTGGCGTGCCTGGCCCACCCGCCGGAGCAGGGCGAGCCGGCGTACTTCCATCTCGCCTCCGGCGACCGGAACCCGTTGACCTTCGGGATGCTCTACGAGAGCGTGCGCTCCTACTTCGAGAAGGAGCCGTTCGCAGCGGGGGACCGGGGTGCGGCCAGGCTGCCGGAGTGGACCTTCCAGGGCGGGGCATCGGTCGAGCGGCTGATGGCCACCGGGGAGAAGGTGCACAAGGTCGCCGACACGCTCCTCGGGCTGGCGCCGCGCAGCGACCGGACCCGGGGGTGGGCGCGCGACCTGGACCGGCAGGGGCGGCGGTTGCAGTTCCTCCGGCGCTACCTGGACCTCTACAAGGAGTACGCCCAGGCCGACCTGCGCTTCGTCGACACCAACACGCTCTCGCTCTACCGGTCGCTGTCGCCGGCCGACCAGGAGACGTTCGCCTTCGACACCGCCGTCATCGACTGGCACGCCTATCTCCATGACATCCACGTGCCCTCGGTCACCAAGCCGGTCCGTGAGCTCGACGAGCTGCGCAAGCTTCGGAAGAGGCCGGTCGCCGGCGCGCTGCCGAAGGTCTCGAAAGCCTCGCCCGAGGAGGGCCGTGTCGCCGCCTTCTTCGACCTCGACGGCACGCTGATGTCCTCCAACGTGATCGAGACCTACCTGTGGCTCCGGCTCGGTGAGCTCTCGGGCACGGCCAAGGCGGCGGAGATCGCACGCGTGGCCGGCAAGGTGCCCAAGTACGTGTGGACGGACCGGACCGAGCGGAGCTCGCTGCTGCGTACGGTCTACCGGGAGTACGCCGGCGCGGGCCTCTCCGACCTGGACGAGATCGTCGACGAGCACCTGACCACGCACATCCTCGGACGACTGGCGCCGGACGCGGTCCGGCGGATCCGGAAGCACCGCGCCGCGGGGCACGTGACGGTGCTGGTCACCGGCGCGATCCGGCCGCTGACCAGGCCGTTGCGCCCGCTGTTCGACCACATCGAGGCGGCCGACCTGGCCGTCGACGACCGCGGGTTCTGCAACGGTCACCTGGCCGCCTCGCCGCTGGTCGGTGAGTCCCGCGGTGCGTTCGTCCGCGAGTGGTCCCGTCGCGAGGGCATCTCGCCCGCCGACTCCTTCGCCTACGCCGACTCCCACTCCGACCTCCCGCTGCTCGCGGCGGTCGGCCACCCGGTCGCTGTCCGGCCCGACGTACCGCTCTTCCGGCACGCCAAGAGGTCGCACTGGGCGATCGTCGACTGGGAGTCCCCGGGACACGCGAGCCGTACGCTCGACCCGGCCGCGCTGAACCGTTGA
- a CDS encoding penicillin acylase family protein has protein sequence MSSSSSGLSRDQWGIPHVRAASLTEVARLQGWATARDRTWQLEIERLRGEGRTAELLGPAGLEWDTFARRARLAEVAREAFERLDEETQGFLAAYVEGVRSGLEGATCAELDGPDGLGPAPGTWQPWTPLAVFWVQQILFGSFPSKLFGARAARVLGADAELFRTEGLSGGSNAYAVGGGRTLSGLPLVAGDPHRVFEAPNVYLQVRLACTDPDDAFDLVGMTFPGVPGVQHFAHAGQVAWGITNAMADYQDLYRVDLRSSSDVVRRSVETVLVRDQEPVEVEVLETDRGPVVLGGPDEGWGQVLRTPGHELGDLGFGALLPLLRARSVADVEAAVAHWVEPVNNWVIADVAGDVVHTVGGRVPRRDAAGEWTGWIDPLPRRTAPVDGAVVTANDRCMPEFDVLATGFAPPFRAHRIGRLLDDAGPLDAEQAVAVLADTTQTAGEQLLALVPADLRPPALAGWDGAMDGSAGAAWYAALRAEVVDRICTAPVLAPLREPSEHGSLYEPWFSLPARVAGALHVILAAETPFGLDPRELVAEAAKTVLEADREAASWPETHRFWPLHALEQFELPHTRTAPATPLPGDTDTVRCNAWIPGTTVTVRGSVARYAWDLADRDNSRWVVPLGASGSSDSPHHTDQHDAWARGGAVRVVTDWSLLTEEKTWL, from the coding sequence ATGAGCTCCTCGTCGAGCGGGCTCAGCCGTGACCAGTGGGGCATCCCGCACGTACGCGCTGCCTCGCTGACCGAGGTGGCCCGGCTGCAGGGCTGGGCCACCGCTCGGGACCGGACCTGGCAGCTGGAGATCGAGCGGCTGCGCGGGGAGGGTCGCACCGCCGAGCTGCTCGGTCCGGCCGGGCTGGAGTGGGACACCTTCGCCCGCCGCGCCCGGCTGGCGGAGGTGGCCCGGGAGGCGTTCGAGCGGCTCGACGAGGAGACACAGGGATTCCTGGCGGCGTACGTCGAGGGCGTCCGCTCCGGTCTGGAGGGGGCGACCTGCGCGGAGCTCGACGGGCCTGATGGGCTCGGCCCGGCACCGGGAACCTGGCAGCCGTGGACGCCGCTGGCGGTCTTCTGGGTGCAGCAGATCCTGTTCGGGTCGTTCCCCTCGAAGCTCTTCGGTGCCAGGGCGGCCCGGGTGCTGGGAGCCGACGCCGAGCTGTTCCGCACCGAGGGCCTGTCCGGAGGATCCAACGCGTACGCAGTGGGTGGCGGCCGCACCCTCTCCGGTCTGCCCTTGGTGGCCGGCGATCCGCACCGGGTCTTCGAGGCACCCAACGTCTACCTCCAGGTTCGGTTGGCGTGCACCGACCCCGACGACGCCTTCGACCTGGTCGGGATGACGTTCCCCGGAGTGCCCGGTGTCCAGCACTTCGCGCACGCCGGCCAGGTCGCGTGGGGGATCACCAACGCGATGGCGGACTACCAGGATCTCTACCGCGTCGATCTGCGCTCGAGCAGCGACGTGGTGCGGCGCAGCGTGGAGACGGTGCTCGTCCGCGACCAGGAGCCGGTCGAGGTCGAGGTGCTGGAGACCGACCGCGGACCGGTGGTCCTCGGCGGTCCCGACGAAGGCTGGGGTCAGGTGCTGCGTACGCCTGGCCACGAGCTCGGTGACCTCGGGTTCGGAGCGCTGCTGCCGCTGCTGCGGGCGCGCTCGGTCGCCGACGTGGAGGCCGCGGTGGCTCACTGGGTCGAACCGGTCAACAACTGGGTGATCGCCGACGTGGCCGGCGATGTCGTCCACACGGTCGGCGGCCGGGTGCCGCGGCGTGACGCGGCGGGGGAGTGGACCGGCTGGATCGACCCGCTGCCGCGGCGTACGGCTCCGGTCGACGGTGCCGTGGTGACGGCCAACGACCGGTGCATGCCGGAGTTCGACGTGCTCGCGACCGGCTTCGCGCCGCCCTTCCGGGCACATCGGATCGGCCGGCTGCTCGACGACGCCGGTCCGCTCGACGCGGAGCAGGCGGTGGCGGTGCTCGCCGACACCACCCAGACCGCGGGTGAGCAGCTGCTGGCGCTGGTCCCGGCCGACCTGCGGCCGCCGGCGCTTGCCGGGTGGGACGGTGCGATGGACGGCTCGGCAGGCGCCGCCTGGTACGCCGCGCTGCGTGCCGAGGTCGTCGACCGGATCTGTACGGCGCCGGTGCTCGCGCCACTGCGGGAGCCGTCGGAGCACGGGTCTCTCTACGAGCCCTGGTTCAGCCTGCCCGCCCGGGTGGCCGGCGCGCTGCACGTCATCCTGGCCGCTGAAACCCCGTTCGGGCTCGACCCGCGCGAGCTGGTCGCCGAGGCGGCGAAGACCGTGCTCGAAGCCGATCGCGAGGCGGCATCCTGGCCAGAGACGCACCGGTTCTGGCCGCTGCACGCGCTGGAGCAGTTCGAGCTCCCACATACCCGGACCGCGCCCGCAACGCCACTCCCAGGGGACACCGACACGGTTCGTTGCAACGCCTGGATCCCAGGCACGACCGTGACCGTCCGGGGCTCGGTGGCCCGCTACGCCTGGGACCTGGCCGACCGCGACAACAGCCGATGGGTCGTACCCCTCGGCGCCAGCGGATCCTCCGACAGCCCCCACCACACCGACCAGCACGATGCCTGGGCCCGCGGAGGCGCCGTGCGCGTCGTCACCGACTGGTCCCTGCTCACCGAGGAGAAGACATGGCTCTGA
- a CDS encoding DUF1048 domain-containing protein: protein MNNLLSRLVGDKKEWKRMEARAAQLPSDYRTVYGEMKSYMWRFTAGDGMDIVAILRDVLDLFESEAAAGRPVIDVTGTDLAAFCDARLPEQPDTYRNKLRANLNEVARKLS from the coding sequence ATGAACAACCTCCTGAGCCGCCTGGTGGGCGACAAGAAGGAATGGAAGCGCATGGAGGCCCGCGCCGCCCAGCTGCCCTCCGACTACCGGACCGTCTACGGCGAGATGAAGAGCTACATGTGGCGCTTCACCGCCGGTGACGGGATGGACATCGTGGCCATCCTTCGCGACGTCCTCGACCTGTTCGAGAGCGAGGCCGCCGCCGGACGGCCGGTCATCGACGTCACCGGGACCGACCTGGCCGCCTTCTGCGACGCCCGACTGCCCGAGCAGCCGGACACCTACCGCAACAAGCTCCGCGCCAACCTCAACGAGGTCGCCCGGAAGCTGTCGTGA